Proteins encoded in a region of the Synechococcus sp. BIOS-U3-1 genome:
- a CDS encoding sugar transferase, with translation MPDHRSLLLRALLLDGVGQLLILSLVVLSPALTGLPIGDVALVNQGGWLLFMLLLYPALGWLFGSYTVLRWRRLPMVVLLQRLLLTAFVTLMVVAIARWLFNPGDEFWLVHRRVQLLWMAGVSVWAFSVRLALRRGLLSAEARLLLLAKPEEVNLIMRAWKRVPGRQRLRSIQPQALMELIQHSQEPLLVCITPALRQTPELRPLLDRSEVSDPRQLRVVSVISLFEQQQERLPSAFISEEGLSYDDLPWAATFSVQAQLKRLADLFVAGALLLITAPFVLAAALLIWLDDRGPIVYAQQRSGWLGRPFWVLKLRTMRVQPSDAPAIWTTPGDQRITAVGGLLRRFRIDELPQLLNVLKGEMSLIGPRPERPELEQNLEQQIPHYRKRHWMRPGLSGWAQVCAPYASSVEDSDLKLSYDLYYLRHFGTWLDLVILFRTIKTVLKAGGR, from the coding sequence ATGCCTGATCACCGGTCGCTGTTGTTGCGTGCCTTGCTGTTGGACGGTGTCGGGCAGCTGCTGATCCTTTCTCTGGTTGTTCTGTCCCCAGCCCTGACTGGCTTACCAATAGGTGACGTCGCTCTGGTCAATCAGGGTGGCTGGCTGTTGTTCATGCTGTTGCTGTATCCAGCCCTGGGCTGGTTGTTTGGCAGCTACACGGTGTTGCGCTGGCGTCGCTTGCCAATGGTTGTGCTGCTGCAGCGTTTGTTGCTGACAGCGTTTGTAACCCTGATGGTGGTGGCTATTGCTCGCTGGTTGTTCAACCCAGGTGATGAGTTTTGGCTGGTGCATCGACGGGTTCAGCTGCTTTGGATGGCAGGCGTCAGCGTCTGGGCGTTCTCCGTGAGGCTTGCGCTGCGGCGCGGATTGTTGTCAGCCGAAGCTCGCTTGTTGCTTCTTGCCAAGCCTGAAGAAGTTAACTTGATCATGCGGGCTTGGAAACGGGTTCCAGGGCGCCAAAGGTTGAGATCGATCCAACCTCAGGCCTTGATGGAACTTATCCAGCACTCTCAAGAGCCGCTGCTTGTTTGCATCACACCGGCTTTGCGACAGACCCCTGAGCTGCGTCCGTTGTTGGATCGTTCTGAGGTCAGTGATCCCCGGCAGCTTCGGGTGGTGTCGGTGATCAGCTTGTTTGAACAGCAGCAAGAGCGTTTGCCCTCTGCATTCATTTCTGAAGAGGGTCTGTCTTACGACGACCTCCCTTGGGCTGCCACATTCAGCGTGCAAGCACAGCTCAAACGATTAGCAGATCTATTTGTGGCGGGAGCGTTGTTGTTGATCACCGCGCCGTTTGTGCTGGCGGCAGCCCTTTTGATTTGGCTTGATGATCGCGGCCCGATTGTTTATGCGCAGCAGCGCAGTGGCTGGCTGGGGAGACCATTTTGGGTGCTGAAGCTGCGCACCATGAGGGTGCAGCCCAGCGATGCGCCGGCAATTTGGACCACGCCAGGTGACCAGAGGATTACGGCAGTGGGTGGATTATTGAGGCGGTTTCGAATTGATGAATTACCGCAGCTGCTCAACGTGCTCAAGGGTGAGATGAGCTTGATCGGTCCAAGGCCTGAGCGCCCGGAACTTGAGCAGAACCTTGAGCAGCAAATTCCTCATTATCGAAAACGCCACTGGATGCGACCGGGGTTAAGTGGTTGGGCTCAAGTTTGTGCGCCCTATGCCAGCAGCGTGGAAGACTCTGATTTAAAACTCTCTTATGACCTTTATTACCTGCGACACTTCGGCACTTGGCTGGATCTGGTGATTTTGTTCCGTACGATTAAAACTGTTCTGAAAGCGGGAGGTCGCTAA
- a CDS encoding HlyD family secretion protein: protein MGSVQEIQMPVGGIASKILVKDGDEVKKGQVVMKLDAETTQQQLDSLKESQKLKTNQLYLKQTELKQSLLLNDEEIRTLTRNLELMKEVLSRYGMLKEQGATAELQYLEQLNKVAETDGRLRQTRVERLRQKASLGQQIQQLKAELQELQARITEASVNLRYQLLRSPVDGIVFDLKPRGEGYVAQGTETVMKIVPYDTLEARVEIPSSQIGFVKPGMDADMSIDSFPATDFGVLEGEVKSIGSDALPPSQQDNRPEYRYPATIKLDRQQLKLKGGEQLPLQVGMSLTSNIKLRKVSYLQLLLGTFQDKVDSLRQL, encoded by the coding sequence TTGGGTTCGGTTCAGGAGATTCAGATGCCAGTGGGTGGAATCGCCTCAAAGATCCTGGTCAAAGACGGCGATGAGGTCAAGAAAGGTCAAGTCGTGATGAAACTGGACGCCGAAACCACCCAGCAACAACTTGATTCATTAAAGGAAAGCCAAAAACTAAAGACCAACCAGCTTTACCTCAAGCAAACAGAACTCAAGCAATCCCTCTTGCTAAACGACGAGGAAATCAGGACGCTCACGCGCAATCTCGAACTGATGAAAGAAGTGTTGAGTCGCTATGGAATGCTCAAAGAACAAGGCGCGACGGCCGAACTCCAATACCTTGAACAACTCAATAAGGTTGCTGAAACAGATGGAAGACTGAGACAAACACGAGTGGAGAGACTTCGTCAGAAGGCATCGTTGGGTCAACAAATCCAGCAACTCAAGGCTGAGCTCCAAGAGTTACAGGCTCGGATCACTGAAGCATCAGTGAATCTTCGCTACCAGCTCTTAAGATCACCAGTCGATGGAATCGTATTTGATCTCAAACCAAGGGGTGAAGGCTATGTGGCCCAGGGCACAGAAACCGTGATGAAAATCGTTCCTTACGACACCCTGGAAGCACGGGTTGAAATCCCCAGCAGCCAGATCGGCTTCGTCAAGCCGGGTATGGATGCAGATATGAGTATCGACTCCTTTCCTGCAACTGATTTCGGGGTTCTTGAAGGTGAAGTGAAAAGCATCGGATCAGACGCACTACCCCCCAGCCAACAAGACAATCGACCTGAATACCGCTACCCGGCAACCATCAAACTTGATCGCCAACAGCTAAAGCTTAAGGGCGGAGAACAACTGCCGCTTCAAGTAGGCATGAGCCTCACTTCCAACATCAAACTGCGTAAGGTCAGTTATTTACAGCTTCTTCTAGGCACATTTCAAGATAAAGTTGATTCACTGCGACAGTTATGA
- a CDS encoding beta strand repeat-containing protein → MAYTTTTLSGNVTLTGTSSADSITSAAAKKLSVSSYEGLDNLTLSGSATSGTVGMGGGVDTVTITTGAASKLNITLGDAADTFTSAQTDSKITVGGQGGADKFVISGASTDSYYAGGQGKDSFYATSSDGGQLGAKSTLVGGSENDTLGISSDGINVGAAAFINGQVGADKIYVNAGATATVRGGSEADTIKVTGGSSGQWMYGDKGADKLTGGAGADTILGGGGADVISGGAGTDSMSGGEGTDDFLLKELVTSADVVAKTIKDFSVAEADQFGNFSLADLTTITGSGDVGDLISAGLSTTSIAAGDSASVTKVSSTYNLGTTGTGNILTLDSSTAFTAGTAADALEAGGSLELTVNGAVAENDGFFVIYDNNVDTTIGLAASTTTVSDNGTFGASAGLVINTLTTLKGISDASTITASNILDFIA, encoded by the coding sequence TTGGCTTACACAACTACAACCCTTTCGGGTAACGTCACTCTCACTGGCACATCCAGCGCTGATTCAATCACCAGCGCTGCTGCCAAAAAGCTTTCAGTCAGTTCTTACGAAGGACTCGATAATCTGACTCTGTCTGGAAGCGCAACATCTGGCACGGTTGGCATGGGAGGTGGAGTTGACACCGTCACCATCACAACCGGTGCTGCGTCCAAGCTGAATATCACACTCGGCGATGCTGCTGACACCTTCACTTCAGCTCAAACTGACAGCAAAATAACCGTTGGTGGTCAAGGCGGAGCAGATAAGTTTGTCATCTCTGGCGCATCAACCGACTCTTATTACGCTGGTGGCCAAGGAAAGGATTCTTTCTACGCCACTTCCTCTGATGGTGGACAACTTGGAGCTAAATCCACCCTGGTTGGTGGCAGTGAAAATGACACCCTTGGTATAAGCTCCGACGGTATCAACGTTGGCGCCGCAGCTTTCATAAACGGTCAAGTTGGCGCAGACAAGATTTATGTGAATGCCGGTGCGACTGCCACGGTTCGTGGCGGTTCTGAAGCTGACACAATCAAGGTCACTGGCGGCAGTTCTGGTCAGTGGATGTACGGCGACAAAGGTGCTGACAAGCTCACTGGTGGCGCTGGCGCCGACACCATCCTTGGCGGCGGCGGAGCCGACGTGATCAGTGGTGGTGCTGGTACTGACTCAATGTCAGGTGGCGAAGGCACAGACGACTTCTTGCTGAAGGAGCTCGTCACTTCCGCTGACGTCGTTGCTAAAACGATCAAAGACTTCTCGGTCGCCGAAGCAGACCAATTCGGCAACTTCAGTCTTGCTGATCTGACAACTATTACTGGAAGCGGCGATGTAGGAGATCTTATTTCTGCAGGTTTGTCAACGACTTCTATTGCCGCAGGCGATTCAGCCTCAGTCACCAAAGTTTCTAGTACCTATAACTTGGGAACTACAGGTACTGGAAACATCCTGACCTTGGACTCCAGCACTGCATTCACTGCAGGCACTGCAGCTGATGCGCTGGAAGCTGGTGGATCGCTGGAGTTAACAGTTAATGGAGCTGTTGCTGAAAATGACGGTTTCTTCGTCATCTACGACAACAACGTCGATACCACGATTGGTCTCGCTGCCTCTACGACAACGGTTTCCGACAATGGGACCTTTGGTGCTTCTGCTGGCTTGGTGATCAATACTTTGACTACGCTCAAAGGAATTTCTGACGCAAGCACAATCACTGCATCCAACATCTTGGATTTCATTGCCTGA
- a CDS encoding beta strand repeat-containing protein produces MAYTTTTLSGNVTLTGTSSADSITSAAAKKLSVSSYEGLDNLTLSGSATSGTVGMGGGVDTVTITTGAASKLNITLGDAADTFTSAQTDSKITVGGQGGADKFVISGASTDSYYAGGQGKDSFYATSSDGGQLGAKSTLVGGSENDTLGISSDGINVGAAAFINGQVGADKIYVNAGATATVRGGSEADTIKVTGGSSGQWMYGDKGADKLTGGAGADTILGGGGADVISGGAGTDSMSGGEGTDDFLLKELVTSADVVAKTIKDFSVAEADQFGNFSLADLTTITGSGDVGDLISAGLSTTSIAAGDSASVTKVSSAYNLGTTGTGNILTLDSSTAFTAATAADALEAGGSLELTVNGAVAENDGFFVIYDNNVDTTIGLAASTTTVSDNGTFGASTGLVVNTLTTLKGISDASTITASNILDFIA; encoded by the coding sequence TTGGCATACACAACTACAACCCTTTCGGGTAACGTCACTCTCACTGGCACATCCAGCGCTGATTCAATCACCAGCGCTGCTGCCAAAAAGCTTTCAGTCAGTTCTTACGAAGGACTCGATAATCTGACTCTGTCTGGAAGCGCAACATCTGGCACAGTTGGCATGGGAGGTGGAGTTGACACCGTCACCATCACAACCGGTGCTGCGTCCAAGCTGAATATCACTCTCGGCGATGCCGCTGACACCTTCACTTCAGCTCAAACTGACAGCAAAATAACCGTTGGTGGTCAAGGCGGAGCAGATAAGTTTGTCATCTCTGGCGCATCAACCGACTCTTATTACGCTGGTGGCCAAGGAAAGGATTCTTTCTACGCCACTTCCTCTGATGGTGGACAACTCGGAGCTAAATCCACCCTGGTTGGTGGCAGTGAAAATGACACCCTTGGTATAAGCTCCGACGGTATCAACGTTGGCGCCGCAGCTTTCATAAACGGTCAAGTTGGCGCAGACAAGATTTATGTGAATGCCGGTGCGACTGCCACGGTTCGTGGCGGTTCTGAAGCTGACACAATCAAGGTCACTGGCGGCAGTTCTGGTCAGTGGATGTACGGCGACAAAGGTGCTGACAAGCTCACTGGTGGCGCTGGCGCCGACACCATCCTTGGCGGCGGCGGAGCCGACGTGATCAGTGGTGGTGCTGGTACTGACTCAATGTCAGGTGGCGAAGGCACAGACGACTTCTTGCTGAAGGAGCTCGTCACTTCCGCTGACGTCGTTGCTAAAACGATCAAAGACTTCTCGGTCGCCGAAGCAGACCAATTCGGCAACTTCAGTCTTGCTGATCTGACAACTATTACTGGAAGCGGCGATGTAGGAGATCTTATTTCTGCAGGTTTGTCAACGACTTCTATTGCCGCAGGCGATTCAGCCTCAGTCACCAAAGTTTCTAGTGCCTATAACTTGGGAACTACAGGTACTGGAAACATCCTGACCTTGGACTCCAGCACTGCATTCACTGCAGCCACTGCAGCTGATGCGCTGGAAGCTGGTGGATCGCTGGAGTTAACAGTTAATGGAGCTGTTGCTGAAAATGACGGTTTCTTCGTCATCTACGACAACAACGTCGATACCACGATTGGTCTCGCTGCCTCTACGACAACGGTTTCCGACAATGGGACCTTTGGTGCTTCTACTGGCTTGGTGGTCAATACTTTGACTACGCTCAAAGGAATTTCTGACGCAAGCACAATCACTGCATCCAACATCTTGGATTTCATTGCCTGA